The Romeriopsis navalis LEGE 11480 DNA window CCACACGTTGCAACTCCCCTTCGATATGCCGATGGACTGCCACCGATCGCTGCTGCCAATCGACAATCCAATATTCCTGCACACCATAGCGCGAGTACAGCTTCAGCTTAAGTTCCTTATCACGCTGCTGATTTTCCTGCCCTGCCGACAAAATCTCAATCATTAACTCCGGCGCAACGATGAAATGTCCTGCACTATCCAAGAAATGTCCTGCACTATCCAAGCCCGTTTCTAAGCGCTCATTACTCGCCCACACCACATCAGGAATAACCGCATCGGTCGGCGTCAAAATCACACCTGGAGTTTGATAAGGCTTCCCCAGCTTAGTCTGACGCGACCAGGATTCTAGTTCAAAGTGAATATTACCGCCAGCACCTTGATGGCGAATGTGGGGCGCGCGGGTCACATACAGCTCTCCATCAACAATTTCATAGCGCTTCCAGCCACCGTCATCGGGCATGACGTCGAGGTCTCTAGTCGTCCATCTCGAGGAGTTTGCAACCATCGGGCTTACCACTAGGCTTGATACGACAGATTATAACCGATCGGTTTTCGCGTTCAGCAATCCCCGATCGGCATCACATCAATCAGCTAAAACTACTTCTTCGCCGACATTCCCTGCATATCGATGTTAAGAAACGGGACAGCCCCATTACCGCCCATCACCTGCGGGAACTTACCATCCCACTTCTCGATCGCCTGCTTCTCCAGAATCTCTGCGGTCAGGGTTTCACGCAGTAGTCGCTGGGCCTCAGCTTGACCTTTGGCTCGGTTAACGTTGGCTTCCGCTTCCTGGGAGGCTTCCTGGGCAACATAGACTGCCCGCTGGGCACGCTGTTCGGCAATCTGCTTTTCTTCCACGGCCTTAGAGAACTCGGGAGAGAAGTTCAAATCCACCACACTGGTATCCAGCACCAGAATCCCGTACTTGTTCAAGCGTTCCCCTAAGGCTTGGTCGAAGTCCTGCTTTAGCTCATTCCGCTGCGTGATCGCTTGCTCTACCGTCCGGATCGCGGCGGCGATCTTGAATGATTCCTGCGTTTGGGGTGCGATGATTTTATTCACAATATTCTGCAAACTGCCCTGTGTCCGACGAATATCGACAATTTGCAAGGGGTCAAGCCGAAAGTTGATCGCGAAACTGGCGGAGAGATTCTGCAAATCTTTGGTCGAACTCTGAGCCGGAACTTCAAACTTCTGCACCGTCAGATCATATATATCAACATTTGAAATTAGAGGCGGCTTCAGATGTAAGCCTTCTAGCAATGCGCCATCCTGGGCTCGTCCCAAAATACTGAGGACACCCGCTTGGCCCGGGTTAATAATCACCACAGTATTCAGGACGAGGATCGCCAACAAACCAATCAACGTCAGAATAATCGGCTGTCTTGAGGAATTCAGATTCATGGGTGGTGATAGGAGAAGTTAGATCAGACCTTTCCTATTATGACGAGTTCTTTCCTGGGAAACCAAGATACACCCGTAAACAACTGACTTGCTTAATAAAACCACCCAGAATAGCGCCGCTCAATTCGCCTAAACGCGCTGTTTATAGGCAAATGACCACCGGCTATTCGTCATCAAATGTCGTATTCACCTTCAAATTACGATTGCCCTGTTGCTTCAGCATTGCTCGGGATTTTCGAATATCGGCTACCCCAAGCTGCTTATTCCCAGTTTTGATTCGCGCAATACCCCGGAAATAATAGGCTTTCGGCATGTCAGGATTGAGCTTGAGCGCCTGCGTCAAGTTAACAATCGCCCCCTGGTAATCCTTCATGGCGAGTTTCGCCAAGCCCAAGTTGTTGTAGGCATTAGCATTACGAGGATTGAGTTTAATGCCTTGCGTGAAGTCGGCCGCGGCGCTCCGATAGTTCTTCAGCGAGAGCCGTACCACACCGCGATTGTTATAGGCATCGGCATAGCGCGGATCGAGGCTAAGCGCTTTGTTGTAGTCAGCTACAGCCCCCTTATAGTCCTTCACCGCCCGCCGGACAATGCCGCGATTGGTATAAAACATGGGGCGATCCGCATCTAGCTGAATCGCTTTACTAAAATCCGAGAATGCCTGTTTATGCTGACGGAGCAAACTATAAACTAGACCACGGTTGTTGTAGGCCATCGGTCGCTGCGGATCAAGCTGAATCGCCTTGTTATAGTCGGCGATCGCCCCCTGATAGTTGCGCAACGCTCGACGGGCGGCACCGCGATTGACATACAAAACGGCACTTTTAGGATAAATCCGAATCGCGTTGTTATAGTCAACGATCGCGCCTTGCATATCACCGCGTTTTTGCTTCGCAAGACCAGCCTTGTAGAGTTTTCCCGCTTGCACAAAGGCCGACTGAGCGAACTTAGATAACGTTGAGTCAACTGGCGCGAATTGCGCCATCGCCACGGACGGCACAGTCAAAACAATGCCACCTAAGA harbors:
- a CDS encoding Uma2 family endonuclease codes for the protein MPDDGGWKRYEIVDGELYVTRAPHIRHQGAGGNIHFELESWSRQTKLGKPYQTPGVILTPTDAVIPDVVWASNERLETGLDSAGHFLDSAGHFIVAPELMIEILSAGQENQQRDKELKLKLYSRYGVQEYWIVDWQQRSVAVHRHIEGELQRVGTLSNRDTLSSPMLPGFAALIEQIFQ
- a CDS encoding prohibitin family protein produces the protein MNLNSSRQPIILTLIGLLAILVLNTVVIINPGQAGVLSILGRAQDGALLEGLHLKPPLISNVDIYDLTVQKFEVPAQSSTKDLQNLSASFAINFRLDPLQIVDIRRTQGSLQNIVNKIIAPQTQESFKIAAAIRTVEQAITQRNELKQDFDQALGERLNKYGILVLDTSVVDLNFSPEFSKAVEEKQIAEQRAQRAVYVAQEASQEAEANVNRAKGQAEAQRLLRETLTAEILEKQAIEKWDGKFPQVMGGNGAVPFLNIDMQGMSAKK
- a CDS encoding tetratricopeptide repeat protein; translation: MSKSIKLLRNAFLLPLLGGIVLTVPSVAMAQFAPVDSTLSKFAQSAFVQAGKLYKAGLAKQKRGDMQGAIVDYNNAIRIYPKSAVLYVNRGAARRALRNYQGAIADYNKAIQLDPQRPMAYNNRGLVYSLLRQHKQAFSDFSKAIQLDADRPMFYTNRGIVRRAVKDYKGAVADYNKALSLDPRYADAYNNRGVVRLSLKNYRSAAADFTQGIKLNPRNANAYNNLGLAKLAMKDYQGAIVNLTQALKLNPDMPKAYYFRGIARIKTGNKQLGVADIRKSRAMLKQQGNRNLKVNTTFDDE